In one Myotis daubentonii chromosome 1, mMyoDau2.1, whole genome shotgun sequence genomic region, the following are encoded:
- the LOC132234124 gene encoding large ribosomal subunit protein eL32-like, with product MAALRPLVKPKIVKERTKKFTRHQSDRYVKIKRNWRKPRGIDNRVRRRFKGQLLVPNIGYGSNKKTKRMLPSGFWKFLAHNVKELEVLLMCNRSHCAEIAQNVSSKIRKAIVERAARLALRVTNPNARLRSEENE from the coding sequence ATGGCTGCCCTCAGACCCCTCGTGAAACCCAAGATTGTCAAAGAGAGGACCAAGAAGTTCACCCGGCACCAGTCAGACCGATATGTCAAAATTAAGCGGAACTGGCGGAAGCCCAGAGGCATTGACAATAGGGTGCGTAGAAGATTCAAGGGCCAGCTCTTGGTGCCCAACATTGGTTatgggagcaacaagaaaacaaagcGCATGCTGCCCAGTGGCTTTTGGAAGTTTCTGGCCCATAACGTCAAGGAGCTTGAAGTGCTGCTGATGTGCAACAGATCTCACTGTGCTGAGATTGCTCAGAATGTCTCCTCAAAGATCCGCAAAGCCATTGTGGAAAGAGCAGCCCGGCTGGCCCTCAGAGTCACCAATCCCAATGCCAGGCTGCGCAGCGAAGAAAATGAATAG